The following coding sequences lie in one Bacillus sp. 2205SS5-2 genomic window:
- the spo0A gene encoding sporulation transcription factor Spo0A: MKNVKVAIVDDNRELVSLLDEYISAQDDMEAVGVAFNGQECLDLLEDIEPDVLLLDIIMPHLDGLAVLERLREKQKASIPNVIMLTAFGQEDVTKKAVDLGASYFILKPFDMENLVGHIRQVSGKVNPLVKKTSSTSRSEPKTRNLDASITSIIHEIGVPAHIKGYLYLREAISMVYNDIELLGSITKVLYPDIAKKYNTTASRVERAIRHAIEVAWSRGNIESISSLFGYTVSMTKAKPTNSEFIAMVADKLRLEHRAS; the protein is encoded by the coding sequence ATGAAAAATGTGAAAGTTGCAATAGTGGATGATAACCGTGAGCTTGTATCATTATTAGACGAATACATTTCTGCACAAGACGACATGGAAGCGGTTGGGGTAGCCTTCAATGGTCAAGAGTGTCTCGATTTGCTTGAAGATATAGAACCAGATGTCCTTTTATTAGATATTATTATGCCTCATTTGGACGGACTAGCTGTTCTAGAACGTTTGAGAGAAAAGCAAAAAGCAAGTATTCCAAATGTCATTATGTTAACTGCTTTTGGTCAAGAGGATGTAACTAAGAAAGCAGTAGATTTAGGTGCATCTTATTTTATTCTGAAGCCATTTGATATGGAAAACTTAGTCGGTCATATTCGTCAAGTAAGTGGAAAGGTCAATCCTTTAGTGAAAAAAACGTCTAGTACTTCTCGTTCGGAACCAAAAACTAGAAATTTAGATGCAAGTATTACAAGTATTATTCACGAGATTGGGGTACCAGCTCATATTAAGGGATACCTTTATTTACGCGAAGCGATTTCTATGGTATACAATGATATCGAACTTTTAGGGTCGATTACGAAGGTTTTATATCCTGATATTGCTAAAAAATACAATACGACTGCTTCACGAGTAGAAAGAGCGATACGCCACGCAATTGAAGTTGCATGGAGTCGAGGGAATATTGAATCCATATCTTCTCTATTTGGATACACGGTAAGCATGACC
- the recN gene encoding DNA repair protein RecN: MLQELAIRNFAIIEQLSLSFDEGLTVLSGETGAGKSIIIDAIHLLVGGRGSSEFVRHGEKKAEIEGLFILERSGHPCYEKVQQFGIDISDDMVVLRREISVSGKSVCRVNGKLVTIATLREIGSTLVDIHGQHEHQELMDERFHLALLDQFGGQAIEKALESYREIFRQYETTVKQIQKLNENEQQMAHRLDLIQFQLKEIQKAELQMNEDEDLAEEKQKLGNFERLFAALKSCYDSMQGEGKGLDWVGLSMSHLETAAEIDSQFEKIVEGVSNSFYILEDAARSVSNQLNQLEYDPDRLNFIETRLNEINALKRKYGTSIEEILEYSAGIEEEIESITNRESRIVELNDYLVSLKKDLKLEGDNVTSIRKKRAKILTQSILEQLKELYMDKTTFEVRFLTNKGIEVFKNDGMDTVEFYLSTNPGEPLKPLSKVASGGELSRIMLALKTIFSKHQGITSIIFDEVDTGVSGRVAQAIAEKIHQVSVYSQVMCISHLPQVAAMADSHLHISKNTAKGRTNTTVTKLEEDQKVAEIGRMISGVEITDLTREHAKELLQIATNVKNT; this comes from the coding sequence TTGTTACAAGAATTAGCTATTCGGAATTTTGCCATTATAGAGCAATTATCATTATCTTTTGACGAAGGTTTAACGGTTCTATCGGGTGAAACGGGTGCGGGAAAATCAATTATTATCGATGCTATTCACTTACTCGTAGGAGGACGCGGTTCGTCTGAGTTTGTTCGTCATGGCGAGAAAAAGGCTGAAATTGAAGGTTTATTCATATTAGAAAGAAGCGGTCACCCTTGCTATGAAAAAGTCCAACAATTTGGAATTGACATAAGCGATGACATGGTGGTTCTTCGTCGTGAAATTTCCGTTTCTGGCAAAAGTGTATGTCGTGTAAATGGGAAACTTGTGACCATCGCCACTCTTAGAGAAATAGGATCAACCCTTGTCGATATTCATGGTCAACATGAACATCAAGAATTAATGGATGAACGATTTCACTTAGCCTTGTTAGATCAGTTTGGTGGACAAGCCATTGAAAAGGCACTAGAGAGTTATCGAGAAATCTTTCGTCAGTATGAAACTACGGTCAAACAAATTCAAAAACTGAATGAAAATGAACAACAAATGGCTCATCGTTTAGATTTAATCCAATTTCAGTTAAAAGAGATTCAAAAAGCAGAACTACAGATGAACGAAGATGAAGATCTTGCTGAAGAAAAGCAAAAACTCGGGAATTTCGAACGACTTTTTGCTGCTCTGAAAAGCTGCTATGATAGCATGCAAGGGGAAGGAAAAGGTCTTGATTGGGTGGGTCTTTCGATGAGTCATCTCGAAACGGCCGCTGAAATTGATTCCCAATTCGAAAAAATTGTGGAAGGTGTGTCGAATTCTTTTTATATTTTAGAAGATGCTGCACGTTCTGTGAGTAACCAGCTAAATCAATTAGAATATGATCCAGACCGTTTGAATTTCATTGAAACAAGATTAAACGAAATCAATGCTTTGAAGCGAAAGTATGGGACATCAATTGAAGAAATATTAGAATATTCAGCTGGTATCGAAGAGGAAATTGAGAGCATAACGAATCGAGAAAGTCGGATTGTAGAATTAAATGATTACTTAGTTTCACTCAAAAAAGATTTGAAATTAGAGGGAGACAATGTCACCAGTATCCGCAAAAAAAGAGCAAAAATTTTAACCCAAAGTATTTTAGAACAGTTAAAAGAACTCTATATGGATAAAACGACATTTGAAGTACGGTTTCTTACAAACAAAGGGATTGAGGTATTTAAAAACGATGGAATGGATACTGTGGAGTTTTATCTTTCCACAAATCCAGGAGAACCATTAAAGCCGCTATCAAAAGTTGCATCAGGAGGAGAATTGTCCCGGATTATGCTTGCGCTTAAAACAATTTTTTCAAAACATCAAGGCATTACATCCATTATTTTTGATGAAGTGGATACAGGTGTAAGTGGAAGAGTTGCTCAAGCGATTGCTGAAAAAATTCATCAAGTATCTGTATATTCCCAAGTAATGTGTATATCTCACTTGCCTCAAGTTGCAGCTATGGCAGATTCTCATTTACATATTTCAAAAAATACAGCCAAAGGACGGACCAATACGACCGTCACAAAACTTGAAGAAGATCAAAAAGTTGCAGAAATTGGACGAATGATCTCAGGAGTTGAAATTACTGATCTGACAAGGGAACATGCAAAGGAATTACTTCAAATTGCAACCAACGTTAAAAATACCTGA
- a CDS encoding TlyA family RNA methyltransferase yields MKVKKQRVDVLLVERGLMETREKAKRAVMAGLVYSKEERLDKPGEKVKEDIDLTIKGNVMPYVSRGGYKLEKALEVFDVNVENKILLDIGSSTGGFTDCALQNGATRSYALDVGYNQLAWKLRQDERVIVMERTNFRYVKPEDLESGVPQIASIDVSFISLTLILPVLKTLLSSSGDVIALIKPQFEAGKDQVGKKGIVREPKIHNEVIEKIIRFSLKEGYDVVGLSYSPIKGGEGNIEFLVHLFWTGDKETGDLRLTKTIDAVVEEAHAELKIRKEEE; encoded by the coding sequence CTTGATGGAAACAAGAGAAAAAGCCAAGCGGGCCGTAATGGCTGGATTAGTATATAGCAAAGAAGAAAGACTTGATAAGCCAGGCGAAAAGGTAAAGGAAGATATTGACCTGACGATTAAAGGCAATGTGATGCCTTATGTGAGTCGTGGGGGTTACAAGCTTGAAAAAGCTCTTGAGGTGTTTGATGTAAACGTTGAAAACAAGATTCTTTTAGACATTGGTTCTTCAACAGGAGGCTTCACCGATTGCGCACTTCAAAACGGCGCAACAAGATCCTATGCACTCGATGTTGGGTATAACCAGCTTGCGTGGAAACTAAGACAAGATGAACGAGTTATCGTAATGGAAAGAACAAATTTTCGTTACGTGAAACCAGAGGATTTAGAATCGGGAGTCCCGCAAATCGCCTCAATCGATGTTTCGTTTATTTCATTAACCTTAATATTACCGGTATTAAAAACACTTCTTTCTTCTAGTGGAGATGTCATTGCACTTATCAAACCCCAATTTGAAGCAGGTAAAGATCAAGTCGGTAAAAAAGGAATCGTCAGAGAACCGAAAATTCACAATGAAGTGATCGAAAAAATCATCCGTTTTTCACTAAAGGAAGGGTATGATGTAGTAGGTCTATCCTACTCTCCAATTAAAGGTGGAGAAGGCAATATTGAGTTTTTAGTACATTTATTTTGGACAGGCGACAAAGAAACGGGTGACCTTCGCCTTACAAAAACGATAGACGCAGTCGTAGAGGAAGCTCACGCGGAATTAAAAATCAGAAAAGAAGAGGAGTAA
- the ahrC gene encoding transcriptional regulator AhrC/ArgR, whose translation MNKGQRHIKIREIIANHDIETQDDLVDFLKNADFNVTQATVSRDIKELHLVKVPLMDGRYKYSLPADQRFNPLQKLKRTLIDAFVRIDQAGHLLVMKTLPGNANAIGALIDNLDWEEILGTICGDDTCLIICRSEDETALISQRFLDML comes from the coding sequence GTGAATAAAGGACAAAGACATATAAAAATCCGAGAAATTATCGCCAATCATGATATTGAAACACAAGATGATCTTGTAGACTTTTTGAAAAATGCTGATTTTAATGTGACGCAAGCGACGGTTTCGCGGGATATTAAAGAGTTGCATTTAGTGAAAGTACCATTAATGGATGGTCGCTATAAATACAGCCTTCCTGCGGATCAAAGATTCAATCCGTTGCAAAAGTTAAAAAGAACTTTGATTGATGCATTTGTTCGAATTGATCAAGCGGGGCATTTACTAGTGATGAAAACGTTACCTGGAAATGCTAATGCCATTGGAGCCTTAATTGATAATTTAGATTGGGAAGAGATTTTAGGTACGATATGCGGGGATGATACCTGCTTAATCATTTGTCGCTCGGAAGATGAAACGGCGCTTATTTCGCAACGCTTTTTAGATATGTTGTAA
- the spoIVB gene encoding SpoIVB peptidase: MKWESLRKWLGGILLVSLCLIGMNQSFSEYINIPNDIVLQEGDEMKVSKLFNIKAVTASSNLRVEEEESTLSIAGEHVGNEEVVLELAGFPIKKVNVEVIKDFRVIPGGQSIGVKLNSVGVLVVGHHLIDNEGKKLSPGEAAGIQVGDLITEIEGVKIEKLSDVASAVKLAAEKDDPLNVVLQRDTEKVDAKLTPIKGEDGTYKLGLYIRDSAAGIGTMTFYDPVSKKYGALGHVISDMDTRKAIVVEDGQIVRSTVTSIEKGTNGEPGEKLARFSSDREVIGDIHTNSPFGIFGKLNQDINNGLLTKPMPISLSHQVKEGPAQILTVVDGDQVELYDIEIVSSIPQKFPATKGMVIKITDSKLLEKTGGIVQGMSGSPIIQNGKVVGAVTHVFVNDPTSGYGVHIEWMLNEAGIDIYKKQKQAS; the protein is encoded by the coding sequence TTGAAATGGGAATCTCTAAGAAAATGGCTTGGTGGAATTCTCCTTGTTTCGCTATGCTTAATCGGAATGAATCAATCTTTTTCAGAGTATATAAACATTCCGAATGATATCGTCCTACAAGAGGGAGATGAAATGAAGGTCTCCAAACTCTTTAATATAAAAGCGGTTACCGCATCGTCGAATCTTCGAGTAGAAGAAGAAGAAAGCACCCTGTCAATTGCGGGGGAACATGTAGGCAATGAAGAAGTAGTGTTAGAATTAGCGGGATTTCCAATAAAAAAAGTGAATGTTGAAGTGATTAAAGATTTTAGAGTGATTCCAGGAGGGCAGTCCATTGGTGTAAAGCTTAATAGTGTGGGCGTGCTTGTCGTAGGTCACCATCTCATTGACAATGAGGGGAAAAAACTATCCCCTGGAGAGGCAGCTGGAATACAGGTTGGGGATCTGATTACTGAAATTGAAGGGGTAAAGATCGAAAAACTGTCGGATGTGGCCTCTGCAGTCAAATTGGCTGCTGAAAAAGATGATCCTTTAAACGTGGTCCTTCAGCGGGACACTGAAAAAGTTGATGCAAAGCTGACCCCTATTAAAGGAGAAGATGGTACCTATAAATTGGGGCTTTATATACGTGACTCCGCAGCTGGGATAGGGACTATGACCTTTTATGATCCGGTATCTAAGAAATACGGAGCGTTGGGACATGTGATATCAGATATGGATACCAGAAAGGCGATAGTTGTGGAAGATGGTCAAATTGTTCGTTCAACGGTTACTTCGATAGAAAAAGGAACAAACGGAGAACCTGGGGAGAAACTAGCTCGATTTTCATCTGACCGAGAAGTGATTGGGGACATTCATACAAATAGTCCGTTTGGAATTTTCGGAAAATTAAACCAGGATATCAATAATGGCCTCTTAACGAAGCCAATGCCAATTTCGCTTTCTCATCAAGTCAAAGAAGGTCCTGCACAAATATTGACAGTTGTAGATGGCGATCAAGTAGAACTTTACGATATTGAAATCGTCAGTTCTATCCCTCAAAAATTTCCTGCTACTAAGGGGATGGTAATAAAAATTACCGATTCGAAATTGTTAGAAAAGACAGGTGGTATTGTTCAGGGAATGAGCGGAAGTCCTATTATCCAAAATGGAAAAGTGGTTGGTGCCGTCACTCATGTGTTTGTTAACGATCCAACAAGTGGATACGGAGTTCATATAGAGTGGATGCTAAATGAAGCTGGAATTGATATATACAAAAAACAAAAACAAGCTAGTTAA